CACATCTGGACGGACTACAAGATGGTCGATTTCCTGACCAAGTACCAATACCGAAAAGCGGAACAATCCTGTTCGGTTGCGGACAAGGTCGAGACGATCAAGAGGGCGATCACGAACAAGACGGCTCTTCACATCGTGTATCTCAAGCCCAATGACGTGAAAAGCAAGAGGATCATCCGTCCGGAGACGGTCGGAGAGATGGAGTATGGGGGAAAGAAGTTCCTTGGGATGCGGGCATTCTGCCTGAAGCGGAACGAGGAAAGAGTGTTTCGGGTTGACCGAGTGCTTGAGATAGAAGAGGCGTGACTCAAGCCAATTGAGTAAAGGCAAGGGGTGAGAAGACAAATGTCTAAAACCGAGAAAGATCAGGAGCGAGAAGAACGGATCGCAATGGAGGCCATTGTCGATGCCTATGGCCCGGAAGAACAGGCTATGGGTTGGTATTACTACCTTGCTGACAAGATCAACTTTCCCTTTAAGGCTCGTTGCGTCAAGACGCGGCACACCTCACCTCTGAAAGTGGGAGAGGAAATCAACGTCGTGAGGATGGCGGCTGAGGATGACTGCTCTCACGAGATGTTTGTCGAGATACGCTGGTCCGGAAAGAGGCTGGCCATACCATTGGCGCAAATCGAACCAATTGAAACCGATGATGAGACTCAAGAGGCCATCGAAGATTGGCATTACTGGATGGCACAGGGGTATGAGTTGGGTTAAGGAAGTACAGTTGGGGCAATATAGAGATTCAGTGACCAGTTCCCTCTGAAATACTACACCCCGCGACACCGGGCCGGGTGAACTTTCCGCCTGTCTGTGCTTTCTCCCAATGATCCGGCACCACCCCAGGTAACGGGAGCAAGGCCCAACTGTCGATCAACCTCCTTCTCCAACAGTCCTATGCCTCTGGTGATCTACCCCTTCTCCCGACACCATCCAAGTGTTCGGTTCAAAAAGTGTCTGATTCTGCTGATTGACAACAGTCGGTTACCAGCCCATCCCTGATCGTTATACCGGTAGAGGTTCGTGAGTAGTGTCCGTTTCCATTAGACCATTCAACTTCGTCTTCGTAGAAATGTAATAGGCATGCCCTTTGATGTTCGTGGATTTCACAAAACCCTTTTGTACCAGTTTGTGGAGTCCTTCTAAGAGGGTCATGGCTTCGGTGAGTGCAAGCTGAATTTGCAGAGACTCATTATCCGTGCATGTTACCGGATATAAAAGGCTCAAAAGCTCTGAGTACGAATATGCGTGATATGGCTGCGTTTCAAGTGTGGCCAGAATCTTGCGGTCTTCTTGGTCAAGTTCTTGATTGTAGTGTCTTGGAGAAATCTTCATATGCGCCTCCGCACCTTTCTTTATGGAGACAATACTCCCATCTCGACTATATGCTTCCCCGCTGCCTTCAGTCTAATTTGCGTTTTTCCTGATCTAACGTACATTTAATTCCATTCAATAACTTACATCAGACAGCATCGCAGATCAACCACTTACGCGATAATTGAGTACGATCTTCCAGTTGGTGGCCCTTTCCGCCATGAAGTGCGTATAGTCAGCGATCATGCGCCAAAAACGCGGACAGACAGACCTGTTGGGTGATGAACTGGCAGACGGTGGTCGTGACGATCACCCGTAGGTATGGGGCTTCGGTGGATGGGAGGGAGAAAAGAGGCACGACTGTAGCCTTAGAGACCGCCAGCATGATCCTGGTCCCTGCGGCGATTCTGAAAAGGCCCAGTTCAGTTCTTAGGGTGTCACAAAGGACTAGGTAACCGATCATTAAAGAACAGTGAGGCTACCTAGTCCATTTGATTAGCAAGGGATCACTCAAAAGGGGATTCACTGCGTGCCGACCCTAGCGCAACAAAACGCCCTAAAGGGCCATTGCGGCAAGAGCTTTTGCATGTATGTGTATCGCTTCATTGACCCTCA
The sequence above is a segment of the Dehalococcoidia bacterium genome. Coding sequences within it:
- a CDS encoding calcium-binding protein gives rise to the protein MSKTEKDQEREERIAMEAIVDAYGPEEQAMGWYYYLADKINFPFKARCVKTRHTSPLKVGEEINVVRMAAEDDCSHEMFVEIRWSGKRLAIPLAQIEPIETDDETQEAIEDWHYWMAQGYELG